The Colletotrichum higginsianum IMI 349063 chromosome 2, whole genome shotgun sequence genome has a segment encoding these proteins:
- a CDS encoding Translation initiation factor 4F — protein MTSTANPQSNPAPNTSAATSAPSYASAAGATKKQASTPLIATGSNPPVVVGGSSAQNAKPSAPSPVNGRPPITPAVPAAPAVAHGSSNNNMNGNAPDHARKSSVTLSANGPNSFAPNGGPVGGSKPGIQFGYNSPAVAHSTPQATAAPIPIPGSNNQRVPSPAHSPSPIPQPSASGGRPPSGMAPSNAMTFGSLGSDGDRHMRQASTPQTQTAQPAQPGSHIRRESGVSQHSDATGPNQGPNRQGFQPQGGRGRGFNPHQPPYNANMGFPPNQQYRNGQGRGGMPPAFHPGRPMQPYPNSPQPARSPALAQSQPGTPNMPPAQMHPMPMATPPQYHYPPPNMAQQQVHTPSLQDAFIPSTLAPSFVPSVKCKKKKGQYQTWEKFPHSKSRYTDSSHDMSYDNTKPRRYSKHGDHLWTAPGRPSPRYHPDLGEHNFAERGFVSSNETPALPLPSVPSIDLSPESGNYERLLTNTKQQYGYPPQPTQYDQFGRPMYYNQMGYMPSPPGGPPTFQPGFVPPPYHQPAPTAMSRTSSHSERPSSSTGQPSQPVVVSGTPQSQNAQVKTPVVASSSGNFVRPKKSAAIVIKNAAGEAVDFKSIKTPSSPAPSIQQSKTPPIVTSTPTPPPKSATPSHVRADSQATPKTRQEIQDELRAKIQQAKGGEDKAKEEAEAKAKAAEDEKKAAEAKAQAEAEEKAKEEARKAEEEAEIKRKAEEEEKAAKAKAAEEEKAAAEAKAKAEAEKPVEKAAEKPVEPAADEEDEVERMIREMEEEDARREKEAAEYNAKKKAEKEAQKKADEANKATNAAEADRKLREAEREMERLEEEKERKRAEAAGASVAELLAKTKAGDSEPAQVGDVADKLSSLSIGDPKASTPTEASAPKATPTEKRGSKPSPLNLAPLNTKPVEAPQPSAALQSLKSARFLTVMNQDLYPSGISSPNPALNAAVAKKGKTFKYDAQFLLQFQKVFTEQPSTEFHQQVKSLIGDNDGSRSASTPRAGSGRGGSQRGAAATTANSTMGGFRAPSNNVRGTTSAERFAMANAAMGSGGGPVGNMGTFRSFPGPQMVRTPSSSNMGPNSPRTRSARGGGGSRRNDYNAKDAQAAKTMPLTAGMELKPITVSATGWKPTSIGKPSASGPTPGADHMDPEMVQRKVKAALNKMTPEKFDKIADQILTIAGQSKDESDGRTLRQVIQLTFEKATDEAHWASMYAKFCKRMLDTMSPEIRDENIKDKNGVVVSGGALFRKYLLNRCQEEFERGWKVNLPTKPEEVDEGKPQSSEAAMLSDEYYIAAAAKRRGLGLVQFIGELYKLGMLTERIMHECVRKLVDYEGIPDEAEIESLSKLLRTIGSNLDASDKGKALMNVYFDRIQHMMDMPELASRLKFMLLDVIDLRKGGWASKEANKGPKTLDEIRAEAEAAALQKAQENQRGGSQRGPGGRPNMGRGDSRNFSSGYMQAQSNQVGMDDLRRLKGSTNRAASGNISLGPTSMFSSRSNSGRRLGPGGSLGRPGEDSGASSRTGTPPTTQHTNAFSALANLDSENPASPPSTAASPALSKAVPDSTAAESK, from the exons ATGACTTCGACTGCCAACCCTCAGTCCAACCCGGCACCCAACACCTCCGCTGCGACTTCGGCTCCCTCATATGCTTCCGCTGCCGGTGCGACCAAGAAGCAAGCCTCCACGCCGCTGATTGCGACGGGATCCAACCCACCTGTGGTGGTCGGTGGCTCCTCTGCGCAAAATGCAAAGCCGTCTGCTCCGTCACCAGTAAATGGACGTCCTCCCATCACACCTGCTGTGCCCGCTGCCCCAGCAGTCGCTCACGGCTcttccaacaacaacatGAACGGGAACGCGCCCGATCACGCCCGCAAGAGCTCCGTCACTCTTAGCGCCAACGGCCCCAACAGCTTCGCTCCCAACGGCGGCCCTGTCGGAGGCTCCAAGCCTGGCATTCAGTTCGGCTACAACTctcccgccgtcgcccacaGCACCCCTCAAGCAACGGCTGCTCCTATCCCCATCCCCGGATCCAACAATCAGCGTGTGCCCTCTCCCGCGCATTCTCCCTCTCCTATCCCCCAACCTTCTGCTAGCGGTGGGCGCCCTCCTTCGGGCATGGCTCCATCCAACGCCATGACCTTTGGAAGTCTTGGAAGCGATGGCGAT CGCCACATGAGACAAGCCTCTACTCCTCAGACCCAAACCGCGCAGCCCGCGCAGCCTGGCTCGCATATTCGTCGGGAATCCGGTGTTTCCCAGCACAGTGACGCTACTGGTCCCAACCAGGGTCCCAACCGTCAGGGTTTCCAGCCTCAgggcggccgtggccgtggctTCAACCCTCACCAGCCTCCCTACAACGCCAACATGGGCTTCCCCCCCAACCAGCAATACCGCAATGGTCAGGGCCGCGGCGGCATGCCGCCTGCCTTCCACCCCGGAAGACCGATGCAACCCTACCCCAACTCGCCCCAGCCGGCCCGAAGCCCTGCCCTGGCCCAGTCCCAGCCAGGAACCCCGAACATGCCTCCGGCGCAGATGCACCCGATGCCCATGGCTACTCCTCCTCAGTACCATTACCCGCCTCCCAACATGGCGCAACAACAAGTACATACCCCTTCCCTTCAAGATGCTTTCATTCCGTCGACCTTGGCTCCTTCGTTCGTTCCGTCCGTCAAGtgcaaaaagaagaagggccaGTATCAGACCTGGGAGAAGTTTCCCCACAGCAAGTCGCGATACACGGATTCTTCCCATGACATGTCTTACGACAATACGAAGCCTCGACGCTATAGCAAGCACGGAGACCATCTCTGGACCGCCCCTGGCCGGCCGAGTCCGAGATACCATCCTGACTTGGGCGAACACAACTTCGCCGAGCGTGGCTTTGTGTCATCGAACGAGACACCAgctctccctcttccttcaGTTCCTTCAATTGACCTTTCTCCCGAAAGCGGTAATTATGAGAGATTGCTAACAAACACAAAGCAGCAGTACGGTTACCCTCCCCAACCGACTCAGTACGATCAGTTCGGTCGCCCCATGTACTACAACCAGATGGGATACATGCCTTCCCCTCCTGGTGGCCCTCCCACCTTCCAGCCCGGCTTCGTGCCCCCCCCTTACCACCAGCCTGCGCCGACCGCCATGTCGCGCACCTCGTCTCACTCTGAGCGACCCTCCTCCAGCACTGGACAGCCGAGCCAACCCGTCGTTGTCTCCGGTACCCCCCAGTCTCAGAATGCCCAAGTCAAGACCCCCGTTGTGGCTTCGTCATCTGGCAACTTCGTCCGCCCTAAGAAGAGCGctgccatcgtcatcaagaACGCTGCCGGTGAGGCTGTCGACTTCAAGAGCATCAAGACCCCTTCTTCGCCCGCTCCTAGCATTCAGCAGTCCAAGACTCCTCCGATTGTGACCTCGACCCCAACTCCTCCTCCCAAGTCAGCCACCCCCTCCCACGTCCGCGCCGACAGCCAGGCAACTCCCAAGACTCGTCAAGAGATCCAGGATGAGTTGAGGGCCAAGATTCAACAGGCCAAGGGCGGTGAGGATAAGGCGAAGGAAGAGGcggaggccaaggccaaggctgccgaagacgagaagaaggctgccGAAGCCaaggcccaggccgaggctgaggagaaggccaaggaagAGGCCCGCAAGGCTgaagaggaggccgagatcaaacgcaaggccgaggaagaagagaaggcggctaaggccaaggcggccgaggaagagaaggcggcggccgaggcaaAGGCCAAGGCAGAAGCCGAGAAGCCTGTtgagaaggcggccgagaagcctGTTGAGCccgctgccgacgaggaggatgaagtgGAGCGCATGATCCGCGAAatggaagaggaggatgcccgtcgcgagaaggaggccgccgagtACAATGCtaagaagaaggccgagaaggaggcaCAGAAGAAGGCTGATGAAGCCAACAAGGCCACCAATGCCGCCGAGGCAGACCGCAAACTCCGCGAGGCCGAGCGCGAGATGGAGcgtctcgaggaggagaaggagaggaagcgTGCCGAGGCTGCTGGTGCCTCTgtcgccgagcttctcgcgAAAACCAAGGCTGGCGACAGTGAGCCTGCCCAGGTTGGCGATGTTGCCGACAAGCTTTCCAGTCTCAGCATTGGCGATCCAAAGGCCTCAACTCCTACCGAGGCTTCTGCGCCCAAAGCTACCCCCACCGAGAAGCGCGGCTCCAAGCCGTCTCCTTTGAACCTGGCACCCCTCAACACCAAGCCCGTGGAGGCACCTCAGCCCAGCGCTGCTCTTCAGTCCTTGAAGTCTGCTCGCTTCTTGACTGTCATGAACCAGGATCTTTATCCCTCTGGCATCAGCTCTCCTAATCCGGCCCTGAACGCTGCGGTCgccaagaagggcaagacTTTCAAGTACGACGCTCAGTTCTTGCTGCAGTTCCAGAAGGTCTTCACTGAGCAACCTTCCACCGAGTTCCACCAGCAGGTCAAGTCGCTGATTGGCGATAACGATGGCTCTCGCTCTGCGTCCACTCCTCGCGCCGGTTCCGGCCGCGGCGGATCCCAgcgcggcgctgctgccACGACCGCAAACTCCACCATGGGTGGTTTCAGAGCCCCTTCCAACAACGTCCGAGGCACTACTTCTGCCGAGCGGTTTGCCATGGCCAACGCTGCTATGGGCTCCGGAGGTGGCCCTGTCGGCAACATGGGCACTTTCCGTTCGTTCCCCGGCCCCCAGATGGTGCGcacgccctcttcttccaaCATGGGACCCAACTCTCCCAGAACCCGTTCCGCCagaggaggtggtggtagCAGACGCAACGACTACAACGCCAAGGATGCGCAGGCGGCCAAGACGATGCCTCTCACTGCGGGTATGGAGCTCAAGCCTATCACGGTCTCCGCTACTGGCTGGAAGCCGACCAGCATTGGCAAGCCCAGCGCCTCTGGCCCTACTCCTGGCGCCGATCACATGGACCCCGAAATGGTCCAGCGTAAGGTCAAGGCTGCTCTCAACAAGATGACCCCGGAGAAGTTCGACAAGATTGCCGACCAGATCCTCACCATTGCCGGCCAGTCCAAGGACGAGTCCGACGGTCGCACCCTCCGCCAGGTTATCCAGCTCACCTTTGAGAAGGCTACCGACGAGGCTCACTGGGCGTCCATGTATGCCAAGTTCTGCAAGCGTATGCTTGACACCATGAGCCCCGAGATCCGCGACGAGAACATCAAGGACAAGAACGGCGTTGTCGTTAGCGGCGGTGCCTTGTTCCGCAAGTACCTGCTCAACCGTTGCCAGGAAGAATTCGAGCGTGGCTGGAAGGTCAACCTGCCCACCAAGCCCGAAGAGGTTGACGAAGGCAAGCCTCAGTCATCGGAGGCTGCCATGCTTTCTGACGAGTACTATatcgccgctgctgccaaGCGTCGTGGACTCGGTCTCGTTCAGTTCATTGGTGAACTGTACAAACTTGGCATGCTCACGGAGCGCATCATGCATGAGTGTGTCCGCAAACTTGTCGACTACGAGGGCATTCCCGACGAGGCTGAGATAGAGTCTTTGTCCAAGCTGCTGAGAACCATCGGTAGCAACCTCGACGCCTCAGACAAGGGTAAGGCCTTGATGAACGTCTACTTCGACCGCATTCAGCACATGATGGACATGCCCGAGCTTGCGAGCAGATTGAAGTTCATGCTTTTGGACGTTATCGACCTCCGCAAGGGTGGCTGGGCTTCCAAGGAAGCCAACAAGGGCCCCAAGACCCTTGACGAGATCCGCGCAGAG GCCGAGGCAGCTGCTCTGCAAAAAGCACAGGAGAACcagcgcggcggcagccagcGCGGTCCCGGCGGTCGCCCCAACATGGGCCGTGGCGACTCTCGCAACTTTTCGTCCGGCTACATGCAGGCTCAGTCCAACCAGGTCGGTATGGACGACCTGCGGCGCCTGAAGGGCTCCACCAACAGAGCTGCCAGCGGCAACATCTCCCTTGGCCCCACCTCCATGTTCAGCTCGCGTAGCAACAGCGGTCGCAGACTCGGACCTGGCGGCTCCCTCGGCCGACCTGGCGAGGATTCGGGTGCTTCATCTCGCACCGGAACGCCGCCCACTACGCAACACACCAACGCCTTCAG CGCACTCGCCAACTTGGATAGCGAAAACCCGGCCTCTCCCCCTTCGACTGCTGCGTCTCCTGCACTGTCCAAGGCTGTTCCTGACAGCACTGCTGCCGAGAGCAAATGA